In Carya illinoinensis cultivar Pawnee chromosome 6, C.illinoinensisPawnee_v1, whole genome shotgun sequence, a single genomic region encodes these proteins:
- the LOC122313403 gene encoding myb family transcription factor PHL8-like, protein METGLQNMQNQKMNLVLSTDAKPRLKWTAELHQRFVEAVEQLGGAEKATPKSLMRLMGIPGLTLYHLKSHLQKYRLGKSQQPESCSDNKEKDYGKIQTATDGHFSREVSDAAHNQINESSQIAQALQLQMEVQRKLHDQIEVQRHLQLRIEAQGKYLQSVLKKAQETLTGYNSSPHGLELAKAELSHLVSIVNTGCPSSSISELTETGDFSVKDTERKQIRGTICSMESSLTSSESSGRKEEKRPMKESGDPQMSNATTLKLSLMDIHPEDKSGRTDASNQASERKRSRSFISDGICVQQPVAKRSPTHRDKSGNPPRKSGLLEKLDLNSRYQHDIDSGPKAIDLNCKGIERCNGWES, encoded by the exons ATGGAAACGGGTCTGCAGAATATGCAAAATCAGAAAATGAATTTGGTTCTGTCAACAGATGCAAAGCCCAGATTAAAATGGACTGCAGAACTTCATCAGAGATTTGTTGAAGCAGTGGAACAACTTGGAGGGGCAGAAA AGGCAACACCAAAGAGCCTGATGAGATTGATGGGAATTCCAGGATTGACGTTGTACCACCTGAAGAGTCATTTACAG AAATATAGGCTGGGGAAAAGCCAACAGCCAGAATCCTGCAGTGACAATAAGGAAAAGG ATTATGGAAAGATTCAGACCGCCACAGATGGGCATTTCAGTCGGGAAGTCAGTGATGCAGCCCACAATCAGATTAATGA AAGCTCGCAGATTGCTCAAGCTCTCCAATTGCAAATGGAAGTCCAAAGGAAACTGCATGACCAGATTGAG GTACAGAGACATTTGCAGCTGAGAATTGAAGCCCAAGGGAAGTACTTACAATCAGTTCTAAAGAAAGCCCAGGAAACACTTACTGGGTATAATTCTTCTCCTCACGGGTTAGAACTAGCAAAAGCTGAACTGTCTCACTTGGTCTCAATTGTTAACACTGGTTGCCCGAGCTCTTCAATCTCAGAATTGACAGAAACAGGAGATTTTAGTGTTAAAGACACCGAGAGAAAACAAATTAGAGGCACAATATGTTCAATGGAAAGCTCCTTGACATCGTCTGAAAGCTCTGGGAGAAAGGAAGAGAAGCGACCAATGAAAGAGAGTGGTGACCCCCAGATGTCTAATGCAACTACTCTTAAACTATCGTTAATGGACATTCACCCAGAAGACAAGTCAGGGAGAACTGATGCAAGCAATCAAGCAAGTGAGAGGAAGAGAAGTAGAAGTTTCATTTCTGATGGTATTTGTGTACAACAACCCGTTGCTAAAAGATCACCAACCCACAGAGACAAAAGTGGAAATCCTCCGAGAAAATCTGGATTATTGGAGAAACTTGATCTCAATAGCCGATATCAGCATGACATTGATTCAGGTCCAAAAGCAATAGACTTAAACTGCAAGGGCATTGAACGATGCAACGGCTGGGAATCTTGA